Proteins found in one Deltaproteobacteria bacterium genomic segment:
- a CDS encoding FAD-dependent oxidoreductase, translating to MVPNADFDVIVVGAGNAALTAALAARAEGARVVVVEKASQKLRGGNTRFSGGLFRCTYADLEDLIPIVRSHDNPDTVVADPYPRETYLRDLERVAGGRNDQELSTTLVDQSYDTVRWMADLGVPWEFNRAVGAVTVPGAAKVKLPLGGALRVKGEGVILSSALFRIAEEAGVSVLYETQALRLATANDGRVTGLEVRGPEGLNLLNCRALVLGSGGFQANPEMRTAYLGPAWSLVKVRGTRFNTGEMTREALARGAQSYGEWAGCHATPIDADAPIYGELRLTDKTNRLSYPFSVMVNLDGERFVDEGEDFNLYTYAKMGRIILQQRSATVFQIFDQKTVPLLETRYNTGSPVTADTLADLVDYIDARYRSLNIRKATMLKTLEEYNAAVADGVFNPDVLDGKHTNGLKPEKTNWAIRLDQPPFCAYPVSLGITFTFGGIRIDTNAQVVDYLERPIPGLFATGEITGGFFYSNYPAGAGLMRGAVFGRIAGQHASMLARGL from the coding sequence ATTGTGCCAAATGCTGATTTCGATGTGATTGTTGTTGGTGCGGGCAATGCCGCGCTCACTGCCGCCCTTGCTGCTCGGGCCGAAGGAGCACGCGTCGTGGTTGTCGAGAAAGCCTCACAAAAGTTGCGTGGTGGCAACACGCGCTTCTCTGGTGGGTTGTTCCGCTGTACCTACGCTGACCTGGAAGATTTGATTCCTATTGTTCGGTCGCATGATAACCCTGACACCGTCGTTGCTGATCCATACCCACGTGAAACATATCTACGCGATTTAGAGCGTGTCGCTGGCGGACGCAACGATCAGGAGTTGAGCACAACGTTGGTTGATCAGTCGTATGACACCGTACGCTGGATGGCTGATCTTGGCGTACCGTGGGAATTCAACCGTGCCGTGGGTGCAGTCACCGTTCCTGGCGCGGCAAAAGTCAAGTTGCCACTCGGTGGTGCACTTCGTGTGAAAGGTGAAGGCGTTATTCTTTCATCAGCTCTCTTCCGTATCGCAGAGGAAGCGGGAGTTTCAGTTCTCTACGAAACTCAAGCGTTACGCCTCGCCACTGCCAACGATGGCCGCGTCACTGGTCTTGAAGTACGTGGCCCCGAAGGTCTCAATCTCCTGAACTGTCGAGCGTTGGTTCTTGGCAGCGGTGGGTTTCAAGCCAATCCCGAAATGCGCACCGCCTACCTTGGTCCTGCGTGGAGTCTGGTGAAAGTGCGCGGCACACGCTTTAACACCGGAGAGATGACACGTGAAGCATTAGCCAGAGGGGCGCAAAGTTACGGCGAATGGGCAGGATGCCATGCAACACCGATCGATGCCGACGCACCGATCTATGGCGAGTTACGCTTGACCGATAAAACTAACCGCCTGTCCTATCCCTTCTCGGTAATGGTGAATCTCGATGGTGAACGTTTCGTCGACGAGGGAGAAGATTTCAATCTCTACACCTACGCCAAGATGGGCCGGATCATTCTGCAGCAGCGCAGTGCGACCGTTTTTCAGATTTTTGACCAGAAAACCGTTCCTTTATTGGAAACGCGTTACAATACCGGCTCACCGGTGACCGCAGATACACTGGCAGATTTGGTTGACTATATCGACGCGCGGTATCGCTCGTTGAACATCCGTAAAGCCACGATGTTGAAGACGTTAGAAGAGTATAATGCTGCCGTTGCCGACGGTGTGTTTAATCCCGATGTGCTCGATGGCAAACATACGAACGGCCTGAAACCGGAAAAGACCAACTGGGCCATACGACTCGACCAACCACCCTTCTGCGCGTATCCCGTGTCATTGGGGATTACCTTTACTTTCGGAGGCATTCGCATCGACACCAATGCGCAAGTCGTTGACTATTTAGAACGTCCAATTCCCGGCTTATTCGCGACTGGAGAGATCACTGGCGGTTTCTTTTACTCTAACTATCCGGCTGGAGCAGGGTTGATGCGCGGTGCGGTATTTGGACGCATCGCAGGGCAGCATGCGTCGATGTTGGCGCGGGGGTTGTGA